Proteins found in one Mangifera indica cultivar Alphonso chromosome 15, CATAS_Mindica_2.1, whole genome shotgun sequence genomic segment:
- the LOC123197730 gene encoding protein SRC2 homolog, with translation MASRYQVEVIISSAKDLKNVNWRYGPIRSYAVVWVDPHYKSSTKVDEEGDTSPYWDERLTIPLPGPVDGETVLFVDIVHAGDEEDTKKLIGSARLKLKEVLDECGPGERATRTLTLRRPSGRPHGKVDVKVTIIDPRYAPRDTYYAPPYGVGSRDYSAPPSYGYSYAQPPPPQNPYYSTVPPPTGYPYGGYNAPPPPATTYGQGSGGYYGQQEEKKSKFGGMGTGLAVGAVAGALGGLALAEGADALEDHITDEVADKVEDDLGYDDEEF, from the coding sequence ATGGCTTCACGTTACCAAGTTGAAGTGATCATCTCCTCCGCCAAAGACCTTAAAAACGTCAACTGGCGCTACGGCCCAATCAGGTCATACGCCGTCGTTTGGGTTGACCCTCACTACAAGTCCTCCACCAAGGTTGATGAAGAAGGCGACACCTCTCCCTACTGGGATGAGCGCCTCACCATCCCTTTACCCGGCCCCGTTGACGGCGAAACCGTGCTCTTCGTCGACATAGTCCACGCCGGCGACGAGGAGGATACCAAGAAGCTCATCGGCTCCGCTCGCCTTAAGCTGAAAGAAGTTCTCGATGAATGCGGCCCCGGCGAGCGTGCTACCCGGACTTTGACTCTCCGGCGACCGTCCGGTAGGCCTCACGGAAAAGTTGATGTTAAGGTCACAATTATTGATCCCCGCTATGCTCCGCGAGATACGTATTACGCACCTCCTTACGGTGTGGGGTCTAGAGACTACTCTGCTCCGCCGTCGTATGGTTACTCCTACGCTCAACCACCGCCTCCACAGAATCCATACTATTCAACTGTTCCACCGCCAACTGGTTATCCCTACGGTGGGTACAACGCGCCACCACCACCCGCAACAACGTACGGTCAGGGGAGTGGAGGGTATTATGGACAACAGGAGGAGAAAAAGAGTAAGTTCGGTGGGATGGGAACGGGATTGGCTGTTGGAGCGGTGGCCGGAGCTCTTGGTGGCCTAGCATTGGCTGAGGGGGCAGATGCGCTGGAGGACCACATAACTGATGAGGTGGCGGATAAAGTGGAAGATGATCTGGGTTATGATGATGAAGAATTCTAG
- the LOC123198030 gene encoding uncharacterized protein LOC123198030 gives MMMKLFSSQRKSSVFLEVVANQIEQHVEDIQANNQQQHPETEGCDQIGDVNRDDIEVGVSWNPYQDWTHDERDIAEGCYQMGDLPTNDFRSGGEDEYHAHDDGGIDYNCVNNIDGPEEGVDNTGIGPSGLVHETSTHHGSNPFFGVPEPYRDIENEVSQIHLVAPRDGRFKITDQFASKQVLIDTICRDALENGYQFKVSSSNKKRWDIKCLHEGCKWKAGAGKLSNSDVFVLKKFGTHTCPRDIIRPHHRQAGKRAMGKILQSLFTAGDRAWRAKNWALNEIRGSPEESFKLLPIFCHNLEQRNPGTITQIDTDEDHRFHFVFMALGCSIRAFRDFCRPVICIDGAFLKGRYWGTLFIAVGKDGNNQIFPLAFDIGGKEETITWSPFLRALYRCIGDIPNLAIISDRHNAIIRCVREVFPNAHHGWCNHHIKGNMRSRYKQTKHIEGLFWRAAKAYRIEDFQEALRMIRAENPTATAYLEGIDYQRWARAYFPGIRYNIMTTNIAESFNALARQTRKLPVMMLLEFLRSTLQKWFYTRRNMAGACTHSLTPWAEEKMASHIQKSANMVVKPITIDRYEVHAPSKPVAIVDLAKKECTCRKFQLSQIACTHVAAIARFQKLSHCYPWVNKYYSAEYWRAVYRENVEPLGDPSEWVQ, from the exons atgatgatgaagttgtTTAGCTCACAGAGAAAGTCTTCTGTATTTCTTGAAGTGGTAGCAAACCAAATTGAGCAACATGTAGAAGATATACAAGCTAACAATCAACAACAACATCCAGAAACAGAAGGATGTGATCAAATAGGCGACGTTAATCGTGATGATATTGAGGTTGGTGTTAGTTGGAATCCTTATCAAGATTGGACACATGACGAAAGAGATATAGCTGAAGGATGTTATCAAATGGGCGACTTACCAACAAATGATTTTCGTTCTGGCGGAGAAGATGAATATCATGCTCATGACGATGGTGGTATCGATTATAATTGTGTCAATAATATTGATGGTCCCGAAGAAGGTGTCGATAACACAGGGATTGGTCCATCAGGGTTAGTGCATGAAACTTCAACACATCATGGTTCAAATCCTTTTTTTGGTGTTCCAGAGCCATATAGAGATATAGAAAATGAAGTAAGTCAAATTCATTTAGTTGCACCACGTGATGGCAGATTCAAAATCACAGATCAATTCGcttctaaacaagttttaattgaCACCATATGTAGGGATGCAttggaaaatggttatcaattcaaaGTATCAAGTTCTAATAAAAAGAGATGGGATATAAAGTGTTTGCATGAAGGGTGTAAATGGAAAGCAGGAGCTGGGAAGTTAAGTAACAGTGATGTTTTTGTGTTAAAGAAGTTTGGAACACATACTTGTCCTCGTGATATAATTAGACCTCATCATAGACAAGCGGGTAAAAGGGCAATGGGAAAAATATTACAGTCATTGTTTACTGCAGGTGACCGT GCTTGGCGTGCTAAGAATTGGGCTTTAAATGAGATAAGAGGTTCGCCAGAGGAGTCATTCAAACTATTACCGATATTCTGTCATAACCTTGAACAACGAAACCCTGGCACCATTACACAAATAGACACGGATGAAGATCATCgatttcattttgtctttatggctTTAGGATGTTCAATTAGGGCATTTCGTGATTTTTGTCGTCCGGTCATCTGTATTGATGGAGCATTCTTGAAAGGTCGATATTGGGGTACACTTTTTATTGCAGTGGGTAAGGatggaaataatcaaatttttccaTTAGCGTTTGACATTGGAGGAAAAGAGGAAACAATAACTTGGAGCCCGTTCCTTCGAGCTTTATATCGGTGTATTGGAGATATCCCTAATTTAGCAATTATTTCAGATAGACACAATGCTATAATTCGTTGTGTGAGAGAAGTATTTCCGAATGCACATCATGGGTGGTGCAACCATCATATCAAAGGAAATATGCGAAGTcggtataaacaaacaaaacatattgaaggattattttggCGAGCTGCGAAAGCATATCGAATAGAAGATTTTCAGGAGGCTTTGCGGATGATCAGAGCTGAAAATCCAACCGCAACAGCTTATCTGGAAGGTATTGACTATCAACGATGGGCTCGTGCATACTTTCCTGGCATTCGATATAATATCATGActacaaatattgctgagtcgttTAATGCCTTGGCACGACAAACGCGAAAATTGCCAGTGATGATGCTTCTGGAATTTTTGCGCTCaactttacaaaaatggttttatactcgaCGTAATATGGCAG GTGCTTGTACTCATTCTCTAACTCCATGGGCTGAAGAGAAGATGGCCAGTCATATCCAAAAGTCTGCTAATATGGTTGTCAAGCCGATAACAATTGATCGATATGAAGTACATGCTCCGAGTAAACCTGTTGCTATAGTTGATCTTGCTAAAAAAGAGTGTACATgcagaaaatttcaactatcacaaatagCATGTACACACGTTGCAGCAATCGCCAGATTTCAAAAACTTTCGCACTGTTATCCATGGGTGAATAAGTATTACTCAGCTGAATATTGGCGAGCAGTATATAGAGAAAATGTTGAACCATTGGGTGATCCATCAGAATGGGTGCAATAA
- the LOC123197731 gene encoding protein SRC2 homolog, producing MASRYEVEVTISSAKDLKNVNWRYGQTRPYAVVWVDPNNKCSTKVDEAGDIFPYWDERLVIPLPGPVDGDSNLYIDIVHGGNEEGTKKLIGSGRLKLRDVLDEVGAGERVKRTLTLKRPSGRPQGKVEVKVTILEPRYAPPSSYYAPPYGTGSRDYHAPPPYGNPNPYAPPPQPYDPYHSSAPPQSGYSYNAYSAPPTTAYAQGSGGYYGGQEEKKKSKFGGMGTGLAVGAVAGVLGGLALAEGVDALEDHIADEAAEKVEDDLAYNDDDDY from the coding sequence ATGGCTTCTCGCTATGAAGTTGAGGTGACTATTTCCTCAGCCAAGGACCTCAAGAACGTCAACTGGCGTTACGGCCAAACCAGGCCATACGCCGTCGTATGGGTCGACCCTAACAACAAGTGCTCCACCAAGGTTGATGAAGCGGGCGACATTTTTCCTTACTGGGATGAGAGACTTGTCATCCCTCTGCCTGGGCCCGTCGATGGAGACTCCAATCTTTACATCGATATAGTCCATGGCGGCAACGAAGAAGGGACCAAAAAGTTGATCGGATCCGGCCGGCTTAAGCTCAGAGATGTTCTCGATGAAGTCGGCGCCGGTGAACGCGTCAAACGTACATTGACTCTCAAACGACCTTCCGGTAGGCCTCAAGGAAAAGTTGAAGTTAAAGTTACAATCTTGGAGCCCCGTTATGCTCCACCTAGTTCGTATTATGCACCTCCTTATGGCACAGGTTCCAGAGACTATCACGCGCCGCCACCGTACGGTAACCCTAACCCATATGCTCCTCCACCTCAACCCTACGATCCGTACCATTCAAGTGCTCCGCCACAAAGTGGGTATTCTTACAATGCGTACAGCGCACCACCGACCACGGCGTACGCGCAGGGAAGTGGGGGGTATTATGGTGGacaagaggagaagaagaagagtaagTTTGGTGGAATGGGGACGGGATTGGCTGTGGGTGCGGTAGCTGGAGTTCTAGGTGGACTCGCGTTGGCTGAGGGCGTTGATGCGCTGGAAGACCACATTGCTGATGAAGCCGCTGAAAAAGTCGAAGATGATCTTGCTTACAACGACGATGACGACTACTAG